The Desmodus rotundus isolate HL8 chromosome 3, HLdesRot8A.1, whole genome shotgun sequence genome includes a region encoding these proteins:
- the TMEM61 gene encoding transmembrane protein 61 translates to MAAPQNCGRGLVASTLRYCMMISGTVALVAGTLCFAWWSEGDTSGQASQQAPPTGRPMPQSPRLLLRSVSFFCCGAGGLLLLLGLLWSFKASIWGPPRWDPYHLSRDLYYLTVEPSEKESCRTPKLVAVPTYEEAVHCPLVEGPLEPPAYPSEEDLVRSAPWAALLGTQPASPPPSYEGVILAAEAIPGETVPGAAQPVQATVGGS, encoded by the exons ATGGCTGCGCCCCAG AACTGTGGCAGGGGCCTAGTGGCCTCCACCCTCCGCTACTGCATGATGATCAGCGGCACGGTGGCTCTGGTGGCTGGGACACTTTGCTTCGCTTGGTGGAGTGAAGGGGATACCAGTGGTCAAGCCAGCCAGCAGGCCCCACCCACTGGGCGCCCCATGCCCCAGTCCCCCAGACTGCTGCTGAGGTCCGTCAGCTTCTTCTGTTGCGGGGCAGGTGGCTTGCTGCTGCTCCTTGGCCTGCTATGGTCCTTCAAGGCCAGTATCTGGGGGCCACCCCGATGGGACCCATATCACCTCTCCAGAGACCTGTACTACCTCACTGTGGAGCCCTCGGAGAAGGAGAGCTGCAG GACCCCAAAACTGGTTGCCGTCCCCACTTACGAGGAGGCCGTGCACTGCCCACTGGTTGAGGGGCCCCTGGAACCTCCTGCATACCCCTCGGAGGAAGACCTGGTGCGCAGTGCCCCCTGGGCCGCCCTGCTTGGGACACAGCccgcctcccctccacccagctatGAGGGCGTCATCCTTGCTGCTGAAGCCATCCCTGGAGAGACAGTACCTGGTGCTGCTCAGCCGGTTCAGGCCACAGTAGGAGGAAGTTAA